The proteins below come from a single Phocoena sinus isolate mPhoSin1 chromosome 2, mPhoSin1.pri, whole genome shotgun sequence genomic window:
- the LGALS3 gene encoding galectin-3 — translation MADSFSLNDAVSGSGNPNPQGWPGPWGNQPAGAGGYPGASYPGAYPGQVPPGPYPGQGPPGGYPGQAPPGAYPGPTASGYPGPTAPGAYPGPGVYPPPGQPSAPGAYPAAGPYGIPSGPLNVPYDLPFSGGVMPRMLITILGTVKPDANRLALDFKTGNDVAFHFNPRFNEDNRKVIVCNSKLNNNWGKEERQTVFPFESGKPFKIQVLVEADHFKVAVNDAHLLQYNHRVKNLGEISKLGISGDINLTSASHTMI, via the exons ATGGCAGACAGTTTTTCG CTTAATGATGCCGTATCTGGGTCTGGAAACCCAAACCCTCAAGGATGGCCTGGTCCATGGGGAAACCAGCCTGCTGGGGCAGGAGGCTACCCGGGAGCATCCTATCCTGGGGCCTACCCTGGCCAGGTACCACCCGGCCCCTACCCTGGCCAGGGACCTCCTGGGGGTTACCCAGGCCAGGCACCTCCAGGGGCCTACCCTGGCCCAACTGCATCTGGTTATCCTGGACCAACTGCACCAGGTGCCTACCCTGGGCCTGGGGTCTACCCACCTCCTGGACAGCCAAGTGCTCCTGGAGCCTACCCTGCTGCTGGCCCTTATGGCATCCCCTCTGGACCCCTG aaTGTGCCTTATGACCTGCCTTTTTCCGGAGGAGTCATGCCTCGCATGCTGATAACAATCCTGGGCACAGTAAAGCCCGATGCAAACAG ACTTGCTTTAGATTTCAAGACAGGAAATGATGTTGCCTTCCACTTTAACCCACGCTTCAATGAGGACAACAGGAAAGTCATCGTTTGCAATTCGAAGCTGAATAATAactgggggaaggaagaaagacagacGGTTTTCCCATTTGAAAGTGGTAAACCTTTCAAA ATACAAGTCCTGGTTGAAGCTGACCACTTCAAGGTTGCGGTCAATGATGCTCACTTGTTGCAGTACAATCATCGGGTGAAAAATCTCGGGGAAATCAGCAAGCTGGGAATTTCTGGTGACATAAATCTCACCAGTGCTTCGCACACCATGATATAA